One Lacipirellulaceae bacterium DNA window includes the following coding sequences:
- a CDS encoding thioredoxin-disulfide reductase, translated as MPEHVVIIGSGPAGWCAAIYAARASLKPLVFEGAVTEENRQDGTLPLGQLALTTEVENYPGFPAGDLSSYLKSSLDEQHHYLADMHQKEGASGPELMHLMRQQAANFGTRIETEDIVEVDFENRPFKLKSSGGKEVEAHAVIIATGARANYLGLPSEDAYKNRGISACAVCDGALPRFRNNPLVVVGGGDSACEEADYLAKFASKVYQVHRRDELRASKVMADRVLENEKIELVWNSEVDEVLGTDDDGVTGVRVKSTVDDSTRELEASGMFLAIGHTPNTRFLEGKLEMNDKHYLKWTVPFRTNTSVEGVFAAGDVADDYYRQAVTAAGTGCMAALDAERWLGAQGIS; from the coding sequence GTGCCCGAACATGTCGTCATCATTGGTAGCGGTCCCGCCGGTTGGTGTGCGGCCATCTATGCCGCGCGAGCAAGCTTAAAACCGCTAGTGTTTGAAGGAGCCGTCACGGAGGAGAATCGCCAGGATGGCACGCTGCCTTTGGGGCAACTGGCGCTGACCACGGAAGTCGAGAATTATCCCGGCTTCCCTGCTGGTGATTTAAGCTCGTACTTGAAGAGCTCGCTCGATGAGCAGCATCACTATCTTGCCGACATGCACCAAAAAGAAGGAGCCAGCGGCCCCGAGCTAATGCACCTGATGCGTCAGCAAGCGGCGAACTTTGGCACCCGCATCGAAACGGAAGACATCGTCGAAGTTGATTTCGAGAACCGGCCTTTCAAGTTGAAGTCTTCTGGCGGGAAAGAAGTCGAAGCCCACGCGGTAATCATCGCCACGGGTGCTCGTGCGAATTACCTAGGGCTCCCATCCGAAGATGCCTATAAAAATCGAGGCATCAGCGCTTGTGCCGTTTGTGATGGGGCGCTTCCCCGGTTCCGCAACAACCCACTGGTCGTCGTTGGTGGAGGTGACTCGGCTTGTGAGGAAGCGGACTATCTCGCAAAGTTCGCCAGCAAGGTTTATCAGGTGCATCGTCGCGATGAACTGCGGGCCTCCAAAGTCATGGCTGATCGCGTGTTGGAGAACGAAAAGATCGAGCTCGTTTGGAATAGCGAAGTGGACGAGGTCCTCGGCACCGACGACGATGGCGTCACCGGAGTCCGGGTGAAGTCGACCGTCGATGATTCGACACGCGAACTGGAAGCTTCCGGTATGTTCCTTGCCATCGGTCACACGCCGAACACGCGGTTTCTCGAAGGCAAGTTGGAGATGAACGATAAACATTACCTCAAGTGGACCGTTCCCTTCCGCACGAATACAAGCGTCGAAGGCGTTTTTGCCGCCGGTGACGTGGCTGACGACTACTACCGCCAGGCAGTAACCGCAGCCGGGACAGGCTGCATGGCGGCGCTCGATGCCGAGCGTTGGTTGGGGGCCCAAGGGATTTCGTAA